DNA from Leptospira koniambonensis:
GTCTGAATTCCTTTCGTTTAAAATGAAGGTCTCCCATTCCGACTAAACCATAGGTATTACTAGGTTCTTTAGCCAGAAGTTCCTTCAATTTAGATTCGGCCTTGTCCCATTGTCTGCTATCCAGAAAACGGTAGGCTTCTTTTGCTAAACTTTTGATCTGAGCAAAATGTGAATCTTCTTCTTCCTTTCCTGCTTGGGGTTTTTCAATAGGCTCGTTCATAGGACCGAAGTTCCTTTTTAAATTTAGAAAGAAGATCTGGGAGATCCTTCATTCAATTTTTTATTTAATATTACTTTGACGGATGAGTAAAGGTTTTCCTTGGTACTAAATCCGTAAAGAAAATTTGAAATTAGAAAAAAAGAGAGAAATCTGGGTTTGCAGTGCATAAAATAATACGAAAGTTATAGTCCATTCTTCCTTCTTGACAGGGCCCTTACTTCACATGGAATGGATTCTAACGAGGGAAAGATGCCGAAAACCGAAGCAAAAATCTCCGGTGCCCGTTTGATGGTCGAACTCCTGGAAGAATACGGAGTGGATATCGTCTTCGGATATCCTGGCGGAGCAATTCTGCCATTTTACGACGAATTATATAAAAGTACTAAAATCAAACATATCCTAGTCCGCCATGAACAAGGTGCAATCCATATGGCAGAAGGGTATGCTCGTTCAACAGGAAAGCTTGGGGTATGTATTGCCACTTCCGGTCCGGGGGCTACCAACCTTGTGACTGGACTTACGGATGCAAAACTAGACTCGGTTCCGATCTTAGCGATCACCGGACAGGTAGCGACCAACGCGATTGGAACAGATGCTTTCCAAGAAGCTGATATTTATGGGATCACTATCCCGATCACAAAGTACAACGCACTTATCAAGTCTGCAGATGATATCGCTAGACATTTCCAAGAGGCGACCTTAGTCGCTTTAGGCGGAAGACCTGGACCAGTTCTTTTGGATTTTCCTAAAGATGTTCAGACTGAACTTACTTCAGTTCGTAAAGTAGATAAACTTAAAATAGATTCTAGACATTATCAAAAGCCTCCGATCGGTGGAGATCTGGATTCTTTCGCGGCAGCGTTGAATAAAGCAAAACGTCCTCTTCTTTATGTAGGAGGAGGAGCGATCAATGCAAATGCTTCCAAGGAGATCAGGGAGCTTGCGGAGAAGGGAAATATCCCTGTTACCACAACTCTTATGGGGATCGGAGCATTTCCTGGAACTCATCAACTTTCCGTAGGGATGCTCGGGATGCACGGAACAGCTTATGCAAACAAAGCTGTATTAGAATGTGATTATATTCTAAACTTGGGAGCTAGGTTCGATGACCGAGTTGCTAAGCCTGGAGAATTTGCAGAGAATGCTATACGCGCTCATATCGATATAGACACTGCAGAATTTAATAAAAGGGTTTCCGTAGATTATCTTCTACATGGGGATCTAAAAGAAGTCCTAAAGGCTCTTATTCCAAAAGTGAATAAGGTAGATCGTCCAGAATGGGTCGGGTTCTTAGATACATTAAAGAAAAACCATCCACTAGAGTTTGATGATACTACTGATACAATCAAACCGCAAGGGTTCTTACAGAAATTATACGAAAAGAGTAAGGGAAAGGCGATTGTTTCCACGGATGTGGGACAACACCAAATGTGGGCCGCTCAGTACTATCTTTTTGAAGAAGCAAATCGTTGGCTTACTTCTGGAGGACTAGGAACCATGGGTTATGGTCTTCCAGCTGCCATCGGAGCTAAATTCGGAAATCCTAATAAAACAGTGATCTGTGTTTCCGGAGACGGCTCCATCCAGATGAATATCCAGGAATTAGCAACCATCGCGATGTATAAGAAAGGAGTTAAGATCCTTATCTTTAATAATAATTTTCTAGGAATGGTCCGCCAATGGCAGGAACTATTCTATGAGGAAAGATTCTCCGAATCTGAATGGAATTATAATCCTGATTTCGTAAAATTAGGAGAGGCTTATTCCATAAAAGGATTAAGAATTTCTAATAAGTCTGAGATTGACAAGGCTTTGGAATTTTTCTTAGAAGATGATGATGCAAGGATCCTAGAAGTAATGATCCCTGCGGAAGAAAAAGTATTCCCTATGATCCCTGCGGGCAAATCCCAAAAAGACATGATCGAATTTTCCGACACAGTTCGGGCCGGTAAAAAATGAAACATATACTGAAAATTTTGGTAAACAATCATCCGGGTGTGATGAGCCATGTGTCCGGTCTATTTACCAGAAGAAGTTATAATATAGATTCCATCGCCGTAGGTATGACCCAGGATCCTGAAATCTCGAATATGGTAATCGTTGTCAAAGGAGACGATTCAGTAGTAGAGCAGGTAAAACGCCAACTTCTGAAATTGCCTGATGTGATCGAAGTAGAGGATCTTGCATATCATGACTGCATTAGCAGAGAGCTTGTACTTGTTGTAGTTAAGGTAGAAGATTCAAATCGCACCGAGATCATTTCTATCTGCGAAGTTTTCCAGGCAAAGATTGCGGACCTGACTAAGACCACAATGACCATAGAATTTTCCGGAAATACTAGACAGGTGGAACATTTTATGGAAATGATGCAGAAGTACGGGATACAAGAAATCGCCCGTACTGGCCAGATTGCTTTAAAATACAGATCTAACTGATTCTGTGTAGAAATAGCAAATTCTTATAATGGAATCTATTGTTACAAAATTATTACAATTAGATTACGAATAGAAATCTCGCCCAGAAATTTCTTTACTAACAATTTCTACTGGAAAGTTTATTTCGAGAGATTGTTAGAAATCTCCTTTTTCTTTTTTACAATTTCGTATCAGGAATAAATTTTTTTGTTCCTAATTTACAGTTTCCACATTCTAATTCCCTCCTATGAGTATCAGGGCCCGAATTTCATTATATCTCTCCTTAGTTTTATTTTTAGGTTTTGCAGTTCTTACTGCGATCAATTCGGTGATCTCTTATCGTAGTTTGCATTCCGAAATCGAGTCCGGTTCTGCATTAAGTGCGGAAAGATATACTTTTGAAGTGAAAGATTATCTGGATTCCGCGATGGGAATGGCCAGAGGTTTCAGAATGCTTCTTATCTTCTCCAATCCTAAAAGAGAAGAAGTTATAAATACTATGTTGGAGATCCTACATCGAAATCCGAAGTGGTTTGGAATGTGGGTAGTTTACGAGCCTAATGGTTTCGATACTTTGGATGCCCAATACAAAAATAAAAAAGGCCATGATTCTACGGGAAGGTTTATCACTTACGTTCATTCCGTAAAATCAGTTACGGACGCAGTAATAGAACCTTCTATCAATTATGATACAACTGACGGAAGTGGAGACTTTTATCAGATCCCTAAAAAGACAATGGAACCTTATGTGACGGATCCATACACTTATACCGCCGGTGGAAAACAAGTACAGATGATCTCTCTTTGTGTTCCTGTAAGTAATGCAGGGAAATTTTGGGGAGTACTTGGACTAGACATCACTACTGCTCAACTACAAGAAACTATGGGAAGTATAAAACCATTTCGTGGTTTAGGATATCTTGCTCTTATTTCACCTAAAGGAATTTATGCTGCGAATGGTGGTGATCCTAGTTTAGTAGGTAAAGTTATCCCTGACGCAGAAGAATTAAAGCTAGTCCAAACTAAATCGGAAGAGCATGAACGTTTTACGTATGAGTCTGATGGTAATACTCATCATTTCTTTCCGTTCAAGATTGGTAAGGGACAGAAACAATGGGTGATGCAAATTAGCATTCCGAATTCTATTTTTGCGAAGGAACTACTTACTGTACTTCTACAAAATGCTGTTTCTTCTTTACTCATTGTGAGTATGATAGTTGTAGTCCTTCATTTTATATTCCAAAAATTGATCTCCGCTGGATTATTAAAGGCGATTGGATTTTCAGAAGAGATCGCAAAAGGGAATTTACTAGCTTCTTCTGACTATCATCGTAAGGACGAGATAGGCGCATTATTATCGGCGATGAATACGATGAGAGAACATCTATTCGGCGTGGTAAAAGAGATTGGATCTTCTACCAATAAGTTAGCCGGAACAGCGGAGAAGATGGCTGTTTCTTCTCGGAACTTCTCAGACGTTGCGCAAACACAAGCATCGGCTGCAGAGGAATGTTCAGCCGCAGTGGAAGAATTGGCCGCTTCTGCCCAAAATGTGGGTAAGTCAATGCAAAGGGCAGTCTCTAGTATGAGAGAGATTGACGGTAACGTAATCTTATTAAAAGAGCAGATTGCAAGTATCAATGCGGAGATGCAGAGTCTTGTAAGTCTGGCCGCTTCTTCCAAAGACGAGGCCGTTACTGGAGAATCTGCCATGAGCACTTCTAACCGTGCCATGGGAGCGATTGGTGATAGTGCGTCTCGGATTAACGAGATACTCTCTTTGATCACTGAAATTTCTGAAAAAACAAATCTTCTCGCATTAAATGCAGCGATTGAAGCGGCAAGAGCCGGAGAAGCAGGAAAAGGATTTGCAGTCGTCGCAGAAGAGATCGGAAAACTTGCCTCCCAAACTTCAAGCTCCGTCCAGGAGATTGGTGGACTCGTAAATTCTACCAATACCGCCGTTTTAGACGGAAACAAAAAAATGGACGAAGCGTCTCAGATACTACAAAGGATCAAAGAAAGGGTGGATGAATTCGATAAATCCGCAAAAGCAGTTTTGAGTTCTGTCAAAACCCAGGAATCCAATACGAAAGAGATCGCAGAAAGTGCTAATTCTTTGATGACCTTCAGTTTACAGATAGAAGAGGCAGTTACCGAACAAAGAAGAGCAACAGAGGAGATTACTAAAACCATCGTAAATATCTCTGAGGGGACTCAGGAGATTGCCACTGGAGCGGATGATCTTACTACATTCTCCGGAGATATGCATGGTCAATCTGAGCAACTGTCCAATTTGATCGGAAAATTCAAAGTTAGCTAATCTTGCTAGATATGTCTCACTATGAGAAAGTCGCGATTTAAGATCGCGGCTTTCTGAATGAGCCGTTTTAATTTGTAAAAAAGCGTTCCAAAATTTCTTTCCAATTTCAGAATGGAGCACTTATGAGTATTCGGCTCCGAATTTCTTTATATATTTCCATCGTTCTGTTCACCGCATTCTCCCTGCTTGCGGCTTATAATTCCTATTCTTCTTACCAGAACCTAAGAGAGGAAGTGGAACAAAGTTCTGATGTCACCGCGGAAAGATGGACCTACGAAATTATGGAAGAGTTAAATACTCTCATGGGTTTGATCCGTGGATTTCGTTTTCCTTTGATCTATGCTTCTCCGGGAAGAGAGCAGGTGATCCAGACCTTGCAGGAAATTATGAAACGTAACCAAGACTATTTTGGTATGTGGCTTTGTTATGAACCAAATGCATACGATGGTAAGGATGTTTTATATAGAAATAGACCTGGGCATGACGAATCTGGTCGTTTTATTCCTTATTTAAATCGGGCTCGCGCGAAGGACGTCGTAGATCTAGAAGCTTTAAGAGATTATAATAATACAGATGGGACTGGGGACTTTTATCAAGTAACCAAGAAGACTGATAAACCAACAGTGGTTGGTCCTTACCATTATACGGTGAGTGGTAAAAGTATTTTGATGATCTCTCTTGTGGTTCCGATCAGTGTGCCTGGCCATTTCTATGGTGCAGCAGGTATGGACATAGACCTGAAAAACTTACAAGAGAGAATCGGAAATAAAAAACCTTTTAGGAACAAGGGGCATATTGCTCTTATCTCTCCTATGGGTTTGTATGCGATCAATGGAGAAAATCCTGAATTACTCGGCAAAAAGATCGCAGATGAGGATGAATTAAAACAATATTTGGAAAATGTAAAAGAAGGCAAAAGATTCGTATACGAGTCAGGTGGGAACACTGCTTATTATTTCCCATTCCATATAGGTAAAGATCCTAAGTTTTGGACTTTGATGGTGAGTATTCCAAATTCAGTATATTATGAAAGTATTGGGCAGATTATTTTAAAAGCGGTTCTTTCTTCATTCCTGATCTTAGTTGTAGTATTACTTTCTTTAAATTTAATATTCGACCGACTGGTAAGTTCCGGCCTATTGAAGGCGATCGGTTTTTCAGATGAGATCGCAAAAGGAAATCTCACGGTTAAGAATGATTATCCTGTAAAAGATGAGATTGGAACATTATTTATCTCTATGGATCAGATGAGGGAGAATCTCCTGAACGTGGTCAAGGAGATGAGATCTTCTTCTGAAAAATTGGGTTCTAAGTCGGAAGAGATGGCAATTTCTTCTAGAAACTTTGCAGACATCGCACAAACTCAGGCTTCGGCTGCTGAAGAGTCTTCTGCGGCCGTAGAGGAACTTGCTGCTTCTGCCCAAAACGTTGGTAAGTCCATGGAAAAGGCAGTCGAGAATACCAAAGAAATAGATGGTAACTCCATGCGCTTGAAAGAACAGATCGTAAGTATCAACCAAGAGATGCAAGGCCTCGTCAATCTTGCGGTAGAATCTAAAAGGCAGGCTGTGACAGGTGAGAACGCAATGTTTGCTTCCACAAATGCGATGGGTGAGATAGGAGAGAGCGCTTCTAGAATTACGGAAATCTTATCTATTATCACTGAGATCTCAGAAAAAACAAACCTTCTTGCGTTAAATGCAGCGATTGAAGCAGCCCGAGCTGGAGAAGCAGGAAAAGGATTTGCTGTAGTCGCAGAAGAGATAGGTAAACTTGCCTCTCAAACATCTAGTTCAGTCCAAGAAATTGGTGAATTAGTAGAATCCACAAATGATGCAGTGATGAACGGTAACTCAAAAGTAGAAGAAGCTTCTCAAATATTAAAAAAACTGAAACAAAGTGTAAATGAGTTTGAGATCTCTGCGAATAAGGTATTAGTTTCTGTAAAAGAGCAGGAAACAAATACTGGTAAGATCCAAACTAGTTCCAATACTTTAACTTCTTTCAGTATGCAGATAGAAGAAGCAGTCATTGAACAGAAAAACGCTACGAATGAGATCACTAAAACAATTATCAGCATTTCAGAAGGAACCCAAGAGATCGCGGGTGGTGCAGATGATCTTACCACATTCTCAGGTGAGACCCAGATGCTTGCGGAACAACTTTCTAAATTGATAGAAAAGTTTAAAGTGGACTAAGTTTCAGAGTCAGCCAGATCTAAAATTTCTGAATCCAAAAATAAAACTGATTTGGGATTCCATTGAAAAATTGTACCATCCAAGGTGCATTTTCCTTCGGAAGCTTTTTGTTTTAATTTAGAGAGAATGGTTTCCTTTTTATCAGGGAAATAATCCAAAAAATCTTTAAGATCTATCGGAAGAAATATTCTAAAAAGAGAAATTAAGATTTCATCAAATGGATCTGAAGTCTCGTATGACGTTGGATTTTTTCCTGTGCCACCAATATAGGCAGAAGTGTTTCTGGGATTAGAATATCTACCTGAAGGTAAAAATCCATGAGCACCAGGTCCGATCCCTAAATAATATTCGTAGGTCCAATATTTCATATTATGGCGAGAATAAAGCCCAGGCTTGGAATAATTAGAAACTTCGTACTGAATAAAACCCTTGGATTTTAGAAACTCAGGTAGATCTTCTAAAATTTTTTCCTGAACTTCCTCGGAAGGTGGGGCTACTGTTCCTGCAGAAACTTTTCTGCTATATTCTGTTCCTTTTTCAACTGTGAGAGCGTAAATACTGATATGAGAAACTCCGGAGGCCAAAACAGAATTTGCATCTTCGTAAAATTCTTTTTCAGTCTGTCCGGGAACTCCGAACATTAGATCCGCACCATAGTTTTTTATTTTAGAAGTTTGTAATGCTTCTAAGGTTCTAGTATAGGTTTCTGGATCAAAATATCTGTCTAAAAATTTCAGGTTTTTAGGGAGGAAGGATTGAATTCCAACATGAACTCTATTGATCCCTGCTTCATATAATCCTTGCAGATATTCTTGAGTTACATCTTCAGGATTACACTCTAATGTGATCTCCGAATCTGGAGAAAGATTTAGATTATCTTTCAAAAATTTTATAAAATCTGCGTATCTTGTGTAAGATGCTTTAGAAGGAGTTCCTCCTCCAAAAAACAAACTATCAAAAACAAGATCACGGTAATTGGGGAAATTTTTAAGCCTTAATAAGACTTCTTCTTTATATTTAGTGAATAGATTTTCTTCTAAGGGAGAAGGTTCGAGTCCGATACCTTCTGAATAAAAATCGCAATAACTACATTTGTGAACGCAAAATGGATAATGTACATAGATTCCCGGTCTGTTTGTTTTTTGTATGACCGGGAGTCTTGTTTCCAAATTATTTTATATTCTTACTTACTGTGTTTTCTTCCGTTTCTGTAAACGCAGAAGATTTTTTAGGATTCGGTTTTAAGATTAGATCTACGAGAGGGATCTCATTTTTTCTGTCTAACACTGAATATAATAATGCTTTTTTGGATTCTGGAGTAGGAGAGAAGGAGAATAATATTTTTAGATTTGGTGCATCCGGCAAATCCAAGAATGGAGTTCCATAATGTAGACAAACAATCTCTGCTTCTGGGAATTTTTGAGCCAGAGAAAGAGCTAAATCTAATTCAGTTTGTGTGAATGAATTTAGAACCGCACGTTTTACTTCTTTCTTTTCTAATTTTTTACGTAAAGTAGCAAGATCCGAATTTGAAATAGTACGAGATCTTAGATCGGAGAGAAAATCTTCTCCTTTTAAATAAAACGTAGTGTTTTCAATGGATACACTTTCTGGAAGAAATGTTTTAGGAAAGGAAACAATCGCCTTTCTGCTTACATCTCTATTTAGAGTATCTTGGTAATATTGAGAGAATAAATTTTCTCTATTCTTATCTTGTTCTGCAAAATGATTTTTTAATACTTCAGGTAGTTCTTTCGGGAAAAGTGAATTTGCTCTGCCGTTTTTCGGACCTTCTGCAAACTCTGTTATGATCCCATATTTTAATTTATAATAAATTTGTCTTTTGACTGCTTCTTTAAGAAGATCTTTTCCTTCTCTTACTAAGGTTCCTTTATTATAGGCCTTTAAAATCTGGTCTCTCATGGATTGAGTGGTTGGACCCCAGCTAGTCATAAGGATAATGTCTGCGCCAGCAATTAAAGCAAGAACACCTGGATCTTCTTTTTGGTAATGTTCGTCTATCGCGTCCATTTCCATTGCATCAGTGATGATGAGTCCTTGGTATTGGAATTCTTTGCGAAGTAAATCTCCTAAAATTTTAGAAGAGAGAGTAGCGGGGAAGTTCGGATCAATTTTTGGATACACGATATGTGCGCTCATGATCGCATCCGCACCATTTTGGATTGCAGTCTGGAATGGTATCAGTTCGAAACTTTTTAATTCTTCCAATGTTTTTTCTATTTTAGGAAGTCCTAAATGACTGTCCACATTGGTGTCCCCATGTCCTGGGAAATGTTTAATTACAGGAATAGAACCGCCAAGTCTTGCTCCTTCTTCATAAGAAACTCCTGCGTTTAATACAGTTTCTAAATTACTTCCTAACGATCTTGTATTAATAACAGGATTGAATGGATTATTATTAATATCCATATCAGGAGCGAATAAAAAATTAAGTCCAAGTTTTCTCAATTGGTAAGAAGTAACAAAGCCGACTTTTTTAGCCATGTCCTTATCCTTGGTTTGGCCGAGAGCCATTGCTCCAGGAAATTGAGTCACTCCGTCTTTTACTCGGATCACTCTTCCACCTTCTTGGTCTACAGAGATGAGTAACGGTAATCCAGTATTTTCTAATGCACTTGTTTGAAGATCCTTGTTCAAAGATTTGATCTCTGACTTAGAGCCCAAGTTTCTTCCGAATAAGATCACTCCACCAGGTTTGATGGTCTCGATTTCTTTTTTAGCGATCGGATCTAAAACGGTTCCAGGGATTGCAACATGGATGACCTGTCCTACTAATTCTTCGGCCTTTAGTTTAGAAGTAATCTCCTCAGCTTGACGAAGCATTCCTTCTTGGATTTCCTGGGCTTGGAGTTCACTTCTGAATTGGCCCAACCAAAAGTATAAGAAGAGTAAGAAAGCGGCGGTAATGCCTGCGACTAGTAACCGTTTGAACATACTTACTAGATCCCAATCGGTTGCGTATTCGTAAAGCAGAACTTAAGCCCCAGTTTTTGGGACCTTGCTTGTAAGAGAAGGGTCGGATTGTAGATAGGAGAAAAAATGAGCCGTTTATCATATTATGGATTTTTTAGTATTTTAGTACTCTTTTCTTTCGTAACTTCTTGCAATAAAGAAGGCTCCGAAGAAGAACCAAAGGTCTCTCCCAAAATGGAAACAAAATCAAGCGGCAAAAAGATCCTATTTTTCGGAGACAGTTTAACTGCTGGTTATGGCTTGAATGGACCAGAAGAATCTTTTGCTCATCTGTCGTTTTTAGAACTCCAAAAAAAATATCCAGATTTGGGATATGTAAATGCTGGCGTGAGTGGGGATACCACTTCAGGCGGACTTGCTAGACTCGATTGGGTTTTGAATACAAAGTATGATGTATTCGTTTTAGAGTTAGGAGCAAACGATTCTTTGAGAGGACTTCCTACAAAGATGACAGAAGAAAATCTAACAAGGATCATTCGAGAAGCCAGAGTCAAATATCCTTCTATTAAAATTCTATTAATTGGGATGAGGACACTTCCTAATATGGGGCCCCAATACGCGAAAGAATTTGCGGCTCTATTTCCAAGAGTTGCCAAAAAAGAAAAAACTGAGTTTATGCCATTCCTACTAGAAGGAGTCGCTGGAGACAGAAGGTTAAACCAAGACGATGGGATCCATCCCACTGCAGAAGGCCATAAAATACTCTCTAAACATATGGTTCCCTATTTGAACAAACTATTGAAATAGTTGGACCTTCCAATCATATAAACTGCTTCTAATATCGTAAATGCTTGCTTTCTGATTTCGGATAGGAGATAACTCCTTCCTGGGACAGGGGCAGGAAATGGTACGCCAACATTATAGATCATGTACTTTATGCGAAGCTATGTGCGGACTCAGGCTAGAGATTGAGGACGATGTAGTAGTCGCAGTCAGAGGAGATAAAGAGGATAAGTTCAGTAGAGGCCATCTATGTGCCAAAGGCCCTGAACT
Protein-coding regions in this window:
- the ilvB gene encoding biosynthetic-type acetolactate synthase large subunit, with product MPKTEAKISGARLMVELLEEYGVDIVFGYPGGAILPFYDELYKSTKIKHILVRHEQGAIHMAEGYARSTGKLGVCIATSGPGATNLVTGLTDAKLDSVPILAITGQVATNAIGTDAFQEADIYGITIPITKYNALIKSADDIARHFQEATLVALGGRPGPVLLDFPKDVQTELTSVRKVDKLKIDSRHYQKPPIGGDLDSFAAALNKAKRPLLYVGGGAINANASKEIRELAEKGNIPVTTTLMGIGAFPGTHQLSVGMLGMHGTAYANKAVLECDYILNLGARFDDRVAKPGEFAENAIRAHIDIDTAEFNKRVSVDYLLHGDLKEVLKALIPKVNKVDRPEWVGFLDTLKKNHPLEFDDTTDTIKPQGFLQKLYEKSKGKAIVSTDVGQHQMWAAQYYLFEEANRWLTSGGLGTMGYGLPAAIGAKFGNPNKTVICVSGDGSIQMNIQELATIAMYKKGVKILIFNNNFLGMVRQWQELFYEERFSESEWNYNPDFVKLGEAYSIKGLRISNKSEIDKALEFFLEDDDARILEVMIPAEEKVFPMIPAGKSQKDMIEFSDTVRAGKK
- the ilvN gene encoding acetolactate synthase small subunit — protein: MKHILKILVNNHPGVMSHVSGLFTRRSYNIDSIAVGMTQDPEISNMVIVVKGDDSVVEQVKRQLLKLPDVIEVEDLAYHDCISRELVLVVVKVEDSNRTEIISICEVFQAKIADLTKTTMTIEFSGNTRQVEHFMEMMQKYGIQEIARTGQIALKYRSN
- a CDS encoding methyl-accepting chemotaxis protein, whose protein sequence is MSIRARISLYLSLVLFLGFAVLTAINSVISYRSLHSEIESGSALSAERYTFEVKDYLDSAMGMARGFRMLLIFSNPKREEVINTMLEILHRNPKWFGMWVVYEPNGFDTLDAQYKNKKGHDSTGRFITYVHSVKSVTDAVIEPSINYDTTDGSGDFYQIPKKTMEPYVTDPYTYTAGGKQVQMISLCVPVSNAGKFWGVLGLDITTAQLQETMGSIKPFRGLGYLALISPKGIYAANGGDPSLVGKVIPDAEELKLVQTKSEEHERFTYESDGNTHHFFPFKIGKGQKQWVMQISIPNSIFAKELLTVLLQNAVSSLLIVSMIVVVLHFIFQKLISAGLLKAIGFSEEIAKGNLLASSDYHRKDEIGALLSAMNTMREHLFGVVKEIGSSTNKLAGTAEKMAVSSRNFSDVAQTQASAAEECSAAVEELAASAQNVGKSMQRAVSSMREIDGNVILLKEQIASINAEMQSLVSLAASSKDEAVTGESAMSTSNRAMGAIGDSASRINEILSLITEISEKTNLLALNAAIEAARAGEAGKGFAVVAEEIGKLASQTSSSVQEIGGLVNSTNTAVLDGNKKMDEASQILQRIKERVDEFDKSAKAVLSSVKTQESNTKEIAESANSLMTFSLQIEEAVTEQRRATEEITKTIVNISEGTQEIATGADDLTTFSGDMHGQSEQLSNLIGKFKVS
- a CDS encoding methyl-accepting chemotaxis protein gives rise to the protein MSIRLRISLYISIVLFTAFSLLAAYNSYSSYQNLREEVEQSSDVTAERWTYEIMEELNTLMGLIRGFRFPLIYASPGREQVIQTLQEIMKRNQDYFGMWLCYEPNAYDGKDVLYRNRPGHDESGRFIPYLNRARAKDVVDLEALRDYNNTDGTGDFYQVTKKTDKPTVVGPYHYTVSGKSILMISLVVPISVPGHFYGAAGMDIDLKNLQERIGNKKPFRNKGHIALISPMGLYAINGENPELLGKKIADEDELKQYLENVKEGKRFVYESGGNTAYYFPFHIGKDPKFWTLMVSIPNSVYYESIGQIILKAVLSSFLILVVVLLSLNLIFDRLVSSGLLKAIGFSDEIAKGNLTVKNDYPVKDEIGTLFISMDQMRENLLNVVKEMRSSSEKLGSKSEEMAISSRNFADIAQTQASAAEESSAAVEELAASAQNVGKSMEKAVENTKEIDGNSMRLKEQIVSINQEMQGLVNLAVESKRQAVTGENAMFASTNAMGEIGESASRITEILSIITEISEKTNLLALNAAIEAARAGEAGKGFAVVAEEIGKLASQTSSSVQEIGELVESTNDAVMNGNSKVEEASQILKKLKQSVNEFEISANKVLVSVKEQETNTGKIQTSSNTLTSFSMQIEEAVIEQKNATNEITKTIISISEGTQEIAGGADDLTTFSGETQMLAEQLSKLIEKFKVD
- the hemW gene encoding radical SAM family heme chaperone HemW, which encodes METRLPVIQKTNRPGIYVHYPFCVHKCSYCDFYSEGIGLEPSPLEENLFTKYKEEVLLRLKNFPNYRDLVFDSLFFGGGTPSKASYTRYADFIKFLKDNLNLSPDSEITLECNPEDVTQEYLQGLYEAGINRVHVGIQSFLPKNLKFLDRYFDPETYTRTLEALQTSKIKNYGADLMFGVPGQTEKEFYEDANSVLASGVSHISIYALTVEKGTEYSRKVSAGTVAPPSEEVQEKILEDLPEFLKSKGFIQYEVSNYSKPGLYSRHNMKYWTYEYYLGIGPGAHGFLPSGRYSNPRNTSAYIGGTGKNPTSYETSDPFDEILISLFRIFLPIDLKDFLDYFPDKKETILSKLKQKASEGKCTLDGTIFQWNPKSVLFLDSEILDLADSET
- a CDS encoding glycoside hydrolase family 3 protein; this encodes MFKRLLVAGITAAFLLFLYFWLGQFRSELQAQEIQEGMLRQAEEITSKLKAEELVGQVIHVAIPGTVLDPIAKKEIETIKPGGVILFGRNLGSKSEIKSLNKDLQTSALENTGLPLLISVDQEGGRVIRVKDGVTQFPGAMALGQTKDKDMAKKVGFVTSYQLRKLGLNFLFAPDMDINNNPFNPVINTRSLGSNLETVLNAGVSYEEGARLGGSIPVIKHFPGHGDTNVDSHLGLPKIEKTLEELKSFELIPFQTAIQNGADAIMSAHIVYPKIDPNFPATLSSKILGDLLRKEFQYQGLIITDAMEMDAIDEHYQKEDPGVLALIAGADIILMTSWGPTTQSMRDQILKAYNKGTLVREGKDLLKEAVKRQIYYKLKYGIITEFAEGPKNGRANSLFPKELPEVLKNHFAEQDKNRENLFSQYYQDTLNRDVSRKAIVSFPKTFLPESVSIENTTFYLKGEDFLSDLRSRTISNSDLATLRKKLEKKEVKRAVLNSFTQTELDLALSLAQKFPEAEIVCLHYGTPFLDLPDAPNLKILFSFSPTPESKKALLYSVLDRKNEIPLVDLILKPNPKKSSAFTETEENTVSKNIK
- a CDS encoding arylesterase, with the protein product MSRLSYYGFFSILVLFSFVTSCNKEGSEEEPKVSPKMETKSSGKKILFFGDSLTAGYGLNGPEESFAHLSFLELQKKYPDLGYVNAGVSGDTTSGGLARLDWVLNTKYDVFVLELGANDSLRGLPTKMTEENLTRIIREARVKYPSIKILLIGMRTLPNMGPQYAKEFAALFPRVAKKEKTEFMPFLLEGVAGDRRLNQDDGIHPTAEGHKILSKHMVPYLNKLLK